The DNA sequence TTTATAGTATTGATGATGCATGAATTGCAGAATCGGCAAGGCCGCCGCGGCCGCAAGGAATGCTTTGCGTCGTTGCCATAAAGCAAATTTCGAGCCAGACGAATTGTGCTGCCCGGCGCTTGCTGCCCTTCGACGGGAAGGCGCCATGATGTCCCGAACGAGCCTGGCGGCTCCCGAAAACAGGAAGCCATTCCAGCCACGGAGAAAATGCCAGAGATAGGTTTGCCGGCGTGGCGGATCAACGTCGGGCGGAGTGGAAGAAAGTCAGGGAGGGAAAAAAAACGCCCCCGCAGGGGCGCAAGCCATCGCTGCGGTGCAGCCAACAGGATGACGGAGGTACCAGCGGCGCAAATCCGTGGCGCCTCCCTGGCAGGTGTCGGATGTGGGTTGCCGCTCGCGCGGCAGCGAGGACGCTGCCGCACGGCGTATTCGAGGATTTACTGCACCAGCGGGCTTTCCGCTCCTTCCAGGGTCACGCCCTGGATGTCTGCCCGTCCCACCAGGATCCGCAGGTACTGATGCACGCCGCGTTGCCAAGCCTGCCGCGACAGCGTTTCGGCAATCTGCGCTTTCACCGCGTCGAAAGGCAGCAGCTTGCCCTCGATCCTGCGCAGTACTTGCACGATATGCAGGCCGAAACGGGTTTCCAGCAAACGGCTCGCCAGTTCGCCCTCTTCCAACCGGAACACGAATTTCTCGAATTCCGGCACGGTCTGGCCGCGCGTGAGCTGTCCCAGGCTGCCGCCAACTGCGCCGGACGGGCAGTTGGAATACTGTTTCGCCAGCTCCTCGAAGCGTTCGGGGTGCGCGCGCAGCGCGGCGAGCACGGCCTCCCCGGTTTCACGCAGCAGGTCGAGC is a window from the Noviherbaspirillum sp. UKPF54 genome containing:
- a CDS encoding peptidylprolyl isomerase, which encodes MGISVNGVEITDQAVEHELSHHQKAGNPLKEAVHELVLRTLLLQEAERLGVAGEDDDARIEALFAREVRVPEADEAACDTFYRNRPELFSSGEMVEARHILFQVTPTVPLDLLRETGEAVLAALRAHPERFEELAKQYSNCPSGAVGGSLGQLTRGQTVPEFEKFVFRLEEGELASRLLETRFGLHIVQVLRRIEGKLLPFDAVKAQIAETLSRQAWQRGVHQYLRILVGRADIQGVTLEGAESPLVQ